One window from the genome of Streptococcus parasanguinis encodes:
- a CDS encoding TetR/AcrR family transcriptional regulator — translation MQQRQTTTKSDIKEAFIQLLATKSLEDITISQLTKKAGVNRSTFYLHYLDKQDFLEQLKEETITTVRMILRKETFYPKEALEAILSYFQENSAFFAEIAKNPSFRFADNIRYFILGMIESTPRSRPVIVAAYQMPERYAITMYVSGLTGLIVDWIINGTQENPQQLTKIILDSPGMEWFKEK, via the coding sequence ATGCAACAGAGACAAACGACAACTAAGTCAGATATTAAAGAAGCCTTCATTCAGCTTTTGGCTACAAAAAGTTTAGAGGATATAACGATTAGTCAGTTAACTAAAAAAGCGGGTGTCAACCGCTCGACATTTTATCTGCACTACCTAGATAAACAGGATTTTTTAGAGCAATTAAAAGAAGAAACCATAACGACGGTTCGTATGATTTTGAGGAAAGAAACCTTTTATCCCAAAGAAGCCTTAGAAGCCATCTTGTCTTATTTCCAAGAGAACAGTGCTTTTTTTGCTGAAATTGCAAAAAATCCAAGCTTTCGTTTTGCAGACAACATTCGTTATTTTATCTTGGGGATGATTGAGTCTACGCCACGTTCTCGACCAGTCATTGTGGCAGCTTATCAAATGCCAGAGCGCTATGCTATTACCATGTATGTTTCTGGTTTGACAGGACTTATTGTCGACTGGATTATCAATGGGACTCAGGAAAACCCCCAACAATTGACCAAGATTATACTGGATTCCCCAGGGATGGAGTGGTTTAAAGAAAAGTAA
- a CDS encoding ABC transporter ATP-binding protein yields MAYIEMKHSYKRYKTGDVEIIANNDITFEIEKGELVIILGSSGAGKSTVLNILGGMDTNDEGKVVIDGKDISNYNAKQLTAYRRDDVGFVFQFYNLVSNLTAKENVELASEIVADAKDAEQTLIDVGLGKRINNFPAQLSGGEQQRVAIARAVAKNPKILLCDEPTGALDYNTGKQVLKILQDKARNEGATVIIVTHNGALAPIADRVIRMHDARVQSIELNAHPQDIDSLEY; encoded by the coding sequence ATGGCGTATATTGAAATGAAACATAGTTACAAACGGTATAAAACAGGTGATGTGGAAATCATCGCAAACAATGATATCACTTTCGAAATTGAAAAAGGGGAGTTAGTGATTATACTCGGTTCTTCTGGGGCAGGAAAATCAACTGTTCTCAATATTCTTGGTGGTATGGATACCAATGATGAAGGAAAGGTCGTCATCGATGGGAAAGACATCTCCAATTATAATGCGAAACAATTAACAGCCTATCGTAGAGACGATGTCGGATTCGTCTTTCAATTCTATAACTTGGTCTCAAACTTAACGGCCAAAGAAAATGTAGAGTTGGCTTCTGAAATTGTCGCGGATGCTAAAGATGCGGAACAAACTTTGATTGATGTTGGTCTAGGAAAACGCATCAACAACTTCCCTGCACAATTGTCTGGTGGTGAGCAACAACGGGTAGCTATCGCTCGCGCCGTCGCAAAAAATCCGAAAATTCTCCTCTGTGACGAACCTACAGGAGCCCTGGATTACAATACTGGAAAACAGGTCTTGAAGATTCTCCAAGACAAGGCTCGCAATGAAGGAGCTACCGTTATCATCGTCACTCACAACGGGGCGCTTGCACCTATTGCTGATCGTGTGATTCGTATGCATGATGCGCGTGTTCAAAGTATTGAACTCAATGCCCATCCACAAGATATTGATAGCCTCGAGTACTAG
- a CDS encoding ABC transporter permease yields MNRKTYWKDVRKSFSSSKGRVVSIASLMALGSFALVGLKVTTPDMQHTGTSYFTKHQTADLTVTGSYGLNQSDQDLLNQVSSEANIEYGYFKDVVLKGSTDSFRLFSKPKDISTYEVVKGKLPSKQGEIALSSVYQDNYKIGDKIEFSEKEGDNGKDVLKEHSFTITGFVQSSEILSSVDLGSSTAGSGELKGYAVVPESSFDSDVYMIARLAYKDVRGANLYTQDYTDKVSKHEDELEKLVKNQPANRLKELKADPQAKIDQQTRQLQKAETELNKKLEQAKASGQDKNPLVQGQLTQAQDEIADKKEQIKEAQEKIDSIAEPSYDVYTRREAPWSEGYVSYETNASVFQNLSNIFPVILYFIAALVTFVTMGRFVEEERIKAGTFKALGYQNKDIIRKFIIYGFVTSMIGTAIGVAAGHILLPTIIYNSYKERILLAPIELHFYPFKTLLAIVLGLLSTVLPAFMVAKRELGEKPAQLLLPKPPTSGSKILLERITPLWNRMNFTQKVTARNIFRYKQRMFMTIFGVCGSIALLFAGLGIRSSIGDLNTRQFPNIIRYDMIVANKDHLDGQEKENIQKLINDSKVKEHLSIHYEMLSKVAGNNNDRQDITTLVVKDKDQETLQHYIKLNNRETGQKLDLTDKGIIISEKLADLAGVSVGDELTVQNSQDKDIKLKVAGISEMYMGHFIFMNETTYRNAFGKEASQNATILTLKNHSDKNVEQTASQFMELDGVKGVVQNTTLKAQIKTIVNSLSRVMAVLIGISVLLALVVLFNLTNINVAERIRELSTIKVLGFFNREVTLYIYRETIYLSIIGILVGFGLGWGLHQYMVEVIPPENIMFNPGLSWLIYAIPTLVVIIILTGLGIFVNQHLKKVNMLEALKSVE; encoded by the coding sequence ATGAATCGTAAAACTTATTGGAAGGACGTGAGAAAGTCTTTCTCTAGTTCTAAAGGACGGGTGGTTTCTATTGCTTCACTCATGGCCTTAGGTTCTTTCGCTCTTGTGGGTCTAAAGGTGACGACACCTGATATGCAACACACGGGAACAAGCTATTTTACTAAACACCAAACAGCTGACCTCACAGTTACTGGTAGCTATGGACTGAACCAGTCAGATCAAGACCTCCTAAATCAAGTCTCATCAGAGGCAAACATTGAGTATGGTTACTTTAAAGATGTAGTACTGAAAGGTTCCACTGATTCCTTTCGACTATTTTCAAAACCAAAAGATATCTCAACTTATGAGGTTGTAAAAGGAAAACTTCCAAGTAAGCAAGGTGAAATTGCTCTTTCTTCAGTCTATCAAGATAACTATAAGATCGGTGACAAAATTGAGTTTTCTGAAAAAGAGGGTGACAATGGTAAGGATGTCTTAAAAGAACACAGTTTTACCATCACTGGCTTTGTTCAGTCTTCTGAAATCTTATCAAGTGTTGACCTAGGTTCATCGACAGCTGGTAGTGGGGAACTCAAAGGGTATGCGGTTGTTCCTGAATCTAGTTTTGATTCCGACGTCTACATGATTGCACGCTTAGCTTACAAAGACGTCCGTGGAGCTAACCTCTATACCCAGGATTACACTGACAAGGTTTCCAAACACGAGGATGAGCTTGAAAAATTAGTAAAAAATCAGCCTGCTAACCGTTTGAAAGAATTAAAAGCTGATCCACAGGCTAAGATTGACCAACAAACAAGACAACTTCAGAAAGCAGAAACGGAGCTTAACAAGAAACTTGAACAAGCGAAAGCCAGCGGTCAGGATAAGAATCCTCTTGTCCAGGGACAATTGACTCAGGCACAAGATGAAATCGCTGACAAGAAGGAGCAAATAAAGGAAGCTCAAGAAAAAATCGATAGCATTGCTGAACCAAGCTACGATGTCTACACACGTCGTGAAGCTCCTTGGTCAGAAGGGTACGTTTCCTATGAGACCAACGCTTCTGTTTTTCAGAACCTCAGTAATATCTTCCCTGTTATCCTCTACTTTATTGCTGCCTTGGTTACCTTTGTAACAATGGGACGCTTCGTCGAAGAAGAACGGATTAAGGCAGGGACATTCAAAGCTCTCGGTTACCAAAACAAGGACATCATCCGTAAATTTATTATTTATGGATTCGTGACGAGCATGATTGGTACTGCTATTGGGGTTGCTGCTGGACATATTCTCCTTCCAACTATCATATACAATAGTTATAAAGAGCGAATCCTCCTCGCACCAATTGAGTTACACTTTTATCCATTTAAGACTCTTCTAGCTATTGTGCTTGGTCTTTTGTCCACAGTTCTTCCCGCTTTCATGGTAGCCAAGCGCGAATTAGGAGAAAAGCCAGCCCAACTTCTTCTTCCAAAACCTCCAACATCTGGTTCTAAGATTCTTTTGGAGCGCATCACCCCACTTTGGAACCGTATGAACTTTACACAAAAAGTCACTGCCCGTAATATTTTCCGATACAAGCAACGGATGTTCATGACTATTTTTGGTGTCTGCGGTTCCATCGCACTTCTCTTTGCTGGACTCGGTATTCGTTCTTCTATTGGAGACCTTAACACACGCCAATTCCCTAACATCATTCGCTATGATATGATTGTCGCAAACAAGGATCATCTGGATGGGCAGGAAAAGGAAAACATCCAAAAATTAATTAACGATAGCAAGGTCAAGGAACATCTTTCTATTCATTACGAAATGCTTTCAAAAGTGGCAGGAAATAATAACGATCGTCAAGATATCACAACCCTTGTGGTCAAAGACAAGGATCAAGAAACTCTACAACATTACATCAAGCTCAATAATCGTGAAACTGGTCAAAAACTCGATTTGACCGACAAAGGGATTATTATTTCTGAGAAATTGGCAGACTTAGCTGGCGTTTCTGTAGGGGATGAGTTAACCGTTCAAAATAGCCAAGACAAGGATATCAAACTCAAAGTTGCTGGTATTTCTGAAATGTATATGGGTCACTTCATCTTTATGAATGAAACTACTTACAGAAATGCTTTTGGTAAAGAGGCGAGCCAAAATGCTACTATTCTGACACTGAAGAATCACTCAGACAAAAACGTTGAGCAAACAGCCAGTCAATTTATGGAGCTTGATGGTGTCAAAGGGGTTGTTCAAAATACTACTCTAAAGGCACAAATCAAGACCATCGTCAACTCCCTTAGCCGTGTTATGGCAGTATTGATTGGGATTTCTGTTCTTCTTGCTTTAGTTGTTCTCTTTAATTTGACAAATATCAATGTGGCAGAACGTATCCGTGAGTTATCAACCATTAAGGTTCTAGGCTTCTTTAATAGAGAAGTG